GAAATAAAATATGATATTATAACCAAAAAATATAAAAGCTAACTAATAATATGAATAAAGCGCAGGTTGGAACTGAGACAGTCGATCTTTTGTCGCGCATCACTGGACAAAAGCTTACTGAACGTCATCTCACTCCGCCTGTAATTTTTCTAGCTGCTTTGGTAACGCTTCTGTTAGGCGTAATCTATGTAGATGGTGTAGTGACAGCGCAGGAAAAGCAACGGCTGCAAGCCACTCTCAACAGATTTGTTCCTACAGAGGGTAACGTGCGTCAATTAATACAGCTAATGTTGAAGGGAGCCGGACAGCTACAGATTTACAAAAAATCCAGTGAGTTAGTGATCCTGATGGCTCCGCTTACTGCACCACAAAGGCTGTTGCTGCTTGGCTTTGGCTATCAAATGTCAGCCGCAGACGGAGACATGGACGCTCGCGAGAAAAAGTATTTGCAGGTCATCGCCAATAATTTAAAAGTTGACCCTCGATACTTAGCAGTCTTAGAAGCTAGCTTCAGTCATCAAGGAGTCGTGGAACCAAATGCTTTAGAAGAGGTACAATCTCTACTCGACCCTGCTCGGTTCCAAGAACTAGATACTATATTTTTGGAGGCTGCTAGCGAACTGCTGGCAGTTCTACCTACTAAACCAGAACCCAAAGCGACTCAACAAAAGCGTTCTTTTTCTTACGAACAACTAAAAGAATTCCAAAAATCGCGAGAGCAAATAGACAATTTATGTCATCAGTTTTATCAAATAATTAAAGATTGTGTAGATAATGAGTTTCTACCTTACACTCTTCCAGATGAGATAGGAAAAATATCTCATAAATTACAATCTCAACGCTTCCGAGTAGCAGTTATCGGAGAGTTTAGCCAAGGCAAATCAACTTTATTGAATGCTCTGCTTGGTGAAGAGATTCAACCTGTAAGGGCGATTCCCTGTAGCGGTACGGTGACAGTCCTCAGATATGGAGCGCAAAAACGGGTAATTTGCTGCTATAAAGATGGACGTAAAGAAGACATTCCATTTGACCAATATAAAATTAAAGCAGCTATTTCTAAAGAAGCAGCCCTAGAGCATCGCAGCGAGGAGCTTTCAAACTCTAATCTAGACGAAATTATTTTTGAGCATCCTGACTTGGATTTATGCAAAAGCGGTGTAGAAATCATTGATTCACCAGGATTAAACGAACACCCAGAAAGAACTGCTATTACTCAAAAATTGCTTAAGGATACAGACGCAGCTATTTTTCTGACCAATGCTATGCGTCTTTTGCCTGAAAAGGAAAAAGAATTGTTACAGGATGTCAGAAATCAACTGAATGGGGGAAAAGAAGACGAACCTGCCGAAAATTTATTTATAGTAGTTAATTTCATGGATTCCTTGGATGATGAACAAGATCGCCTTGATGTGAGACAGCGACTTGAAAGTTTTGTCAGGGATAAAAATCTACTTGCAGGTAAAAACCGCATTCACTACATTTCGGCTAAGGCTGCATTGAAAGCAATTTTGGAAGGAAAGCAGAATGAATATCTCAAAGACTTTCAGGCTTTCACTAACTCGATCGAGCAATTCCTGACTGTTGAGCGTGGCTCTCTACAAATAAAGAAATTCGTTAGTAAAATTAAAGATTTAATTGACTCAGGGTTAGATGGACTAACTCAAGCGGTAGAAGTTGTAGATGGAAAAATAAAAATTTCTGAAAGTCAAAAGCATGAAATATTAGAAAAAATTGGCGCAGCTAGTGGACGAGATGTGAAAATTCGTTTGTTAGCAGATCAACTGATAGAAAAAGTGTTAGAAGAGGCGGCTGAATCTTGGAATGAGTGGTATGAAGGATTAGGCGACCGGATGATTGAAAGAGCCGAGAGATGGCATTCTGAACATAATCCGGCTTGGAGTCAAGACAAACTGATCAAAGATTATATCAATCAGTTCTCTAGAGATTTGTCAAGAGAAATCGATAATTGGGGAAATCAACAACTTAGAGATGTTATATTAAAGCATAACATTAAAGTTTTAGATGAAAATATTGAACTTGAATTAGAGGAAATACAATCTGAGTTTAGAAATATCGATCACCAAGTAAATACCCATTTTAGCGATCGACTAAAACTGTCCATTAATAGTATCTCAGATGACTTTATGGGCGCTGGTGGTTTGATGGGCGGACTAGGTGTAGGCGGCGCTTTAGCTGCTGGATTATTAGCTTTTACAGGACTTGGTTTGGTTGCTGTAATAGTAGCAAGTGTAGCAGCTGCGATCGCAGGTTCATTAGGATTAGGACTGTTAGATTTTGATGGGCTGAAAAATCAAATTAAAGCCAAAGTTTTAGAATTGGGCTTCCAAAAATTTGATGAGTCAATGGATAAAGTATCTGAAAAGTTTGATGAAATTGTGAATGAAGTTTTTGAAACTAAAATAGAATCAACAACCAAAGTTATTGAACAAGCAATTTCCCTTTATGAAAATCTCCTGGAACAGCAAGAGAAGAATCACCAAGAAACAGTAGAGCAACGTGGAACAGAAAAAGCTTTGATTGCCGAAAAACGTCAGGAAATGCTGCAAATGCAAAAGAGAATAGAAGCAATTTTGGCTTAACTAAATTTAAACTATGTTCAATAACAAAAACCCCCCTTTTTTAGGGGGGAAATTTTTTACCTAATTTATTCTAAACAGATCTCTGCCTTCCCATCTTTCGTAACTCCGACTTTCTCAAAACTTCCAATTTCCGCCGCAAATAACCCAAATTAGGAGACTCACCTCCATATCGCCAACTAACATAAGCTTGCGAAATTTCTTCTATAGCTTCCGCACGTTCGTCTCCATAGTGCTGGCGCGACGCGCTTGCATACTCAAACGGCGTCCAAGCTGGATGTTTTTGCAAACCTTTTTCCGCTAACCATCGCAGCATTTGCTGATAGATACTTTCCATCGGATGCAGCTTTTTCAACCATTTTTGGTAACGCCAATATTGCCAACCATTCCAAGCTAACCAACCCAAAAATCCCAGAACAATTGCAATTAACAATCCCGTAAATAAACCCACCCAACCTTGAGTGAAGAGGGCAAAAAACCATGCGATCGCACCAAATATCCCTGCAATAATTCCCCCAAATACTGTAGTCAGGAAATTATTTACTGGTGAAGGTAACCACCCCGCTACCCACTTCCAAAACTTCTCGATTGCCGTAAAAGTTTGGCTTTCTTCGAGCGAAGGCGGAATCAACGGATGACCGGGAATTGGATCGAAAGCAAACCAACCGTATTTAGGGAAATATACTTCTGTCATCAAATAAGCATCGGTATTTTTGACAACATATAACCCCGTAAAAGGGTTAAATTCCCCAGGCGCAAAACCACCAACCACCCTAGCTGGAATCCCGATCGATCGCAGCATAATCGTATAAACAGTAGTGAAGTGGTCTGCATACCCACCCCTAATTTTCTCTCCCGCAGGACTATTCTTATACCCAAACAGAAAAGCTTCTACCAAATCTTCATTTTCCTTTAAAAAAGGTGGCAGCTTTTCCAGTTTGTAATTAGGGTTTTGCTTCAAGTATTGAGCCAAGTAGAGAGCTTTTTCGTAAGCAGTAGTAATCGGTTTCTTATTCTTAGCTACCTGTTGTTGATTTGCTAAAATTTCCTCCGTCAGTTTCCGCACCTTATCCTTAATAGCAGGCGGAACTTCTAGGTAATATTTGCGAATATTTTTGGGATAGTTGGTAGAAGCTTTATTTAAAAGATTGCGATCGCGATAAGGAACTCCCGAAATAACTGTGTAAGTCAGACCTTCAACTAATGCCGGCCCTCGGATAGTTCCCTCTGGATCTATTGCTATTTTTTCCGCCGGGAAGTAAACTTCTCTGGCAGACGGCATCGCCGGAATTAGATTCGGCAATTCAGAGACAATTGTATAGCTTTGAATTACTTCCTGCGTGCGATTAGCCATTGCCGGCGTCGGTATATAGAATTTATAAGACCAACTGGGACGTTCCAGCATCATCGCTTGGTTGTTACGAGAAATTTCCCAACCTTGACCCGTGTAGCGATCGAATGCCAAAACTCGCCAAAATCCTTCCGCTTGCGATCGCACGCGCATCACCACTTTTGGCTTCAGAAAACCGCGCAAATTTTGGTTAATCGTATCGTTAAAACCGTAATAAAAAGTATCGTCAAGTTCTCCCGCTCCTTTTTCCTTATTCTTTCCCCTACCTGTGCCGCGATCGTCCTGGCCATTACTGTTGTTAGCATAACCCGGATTGCGAATCGATCGCCCGTCGAAATTACCTTTAAACTCAATCGGAGAACTAACTGGAAATGTCCGTATTTGATAACCCGGTACTCTGGGCATAAAAGCAAAAATAGCCAGCCCTATGCCCAGAATTACAAAAAAGTAAAATACTAAAACTTTGCCATTTTTAATCGGAAAAGTTCTTAAATCTTTTAATCTTTCTCTGTTAATTTTTTCCCGATCCAATCCCAATCGCGAGCGGTAATCCAACACCAACACAGGCAGCGCGATCGCGAAAAATGCTAACAGCAATGGTGCAAAAGCCATCGTCTGACTTAGAGTTGCCGCCACCCCCAACAAAATCAGACCAATCACCATCGAATAGCCCAAATCCTTGCGGCGGGGCAAGTCAAAGCTGTGCAAAACTTGTAATTGAATTAGCAGTTGCGCCAAGACAAACCGCGTATCATTGAGAGAGTCCCGGAGATTCGATAGGAAAAAGGCCAAAGCCCACAGCATTCCCATCGCGATCGCAAACTTCACCGGGATATTACGCTTATGGCGGCGATACCAACTCCACGTAGCACCCACAATACTCAGCGGTACAGCCCAAACGCTCAGACTGTCCGCAGTAGCGAAAGTCTCAGCCGCCACATCCGTAGCGATAATGCCCACCACCACCAAAGCCTGCACTAGCACTCGCAGCCAGAGCGACTCTTCCACCTCCGGCGTCGGCATCGCTGCCAACCGTTCCCTAAATTTGGCCAAAATCGGTATATTTCGCAGTTTGTCAACAGTCATTTGTCAAATGTCAGTTGTCAGTTCTCAGTTGTCAGTTGTGAGAAAGCTTGTTTCCCATCCACTACTAACCACTATCTACCATCCGATCGCAATTGACCAACGACCAACTACATTTGACCGAAAAAAGGGGTCTAAAGCCTCCCATCTCAATGGGGATCATCAAAAAATTTTTCCCCATTTCAAGCTCCGCCCCATCATTGCGGAGCCAATCTAAAATCCAAAATCCTCTCATCCAAAATCGGGTAACCGATCGCTAAGAACTAATTACCATCACAGCAAAAATTAAGGGTTTCTGACCCAGTTGCTGAAAATGAACTTCCAACAGGTAGCTGTGGTTGGGTTCCAAATCGAACAATTCCACACTCAAGCAACCCGGATCGGGTCGATGGGTAGAAGCTACTGCTTGACCGCCTCGAAACTTCAAGCTGCCACCGCAAGGAAATTGACCTCGAATCCGTACAGAGGCGATCGATTGCTTGTGTACTTGATATTGTACCTCGAGCGTCAGCACACC
The Aerosakkonema funiforme FACHB-1375 DNA segment above includes these coding regions:
- a CDS encoding dynamin family protein, with the translated sequence MNKAQVGTETVDLLSRITGQKLTERHLTPPVIFLAALVTLLLGVIYVDGVVTAQEKQRLQATLNRFVPTEGNVRQLIQLMLKGAGQLQIYKKSSELVILMAPLTAPQRLLLLGFGYQMSAADGDMDAREKKYLQVIANNLKVDPRYLAVLEASFSHQGVVEPNALEEVQSLLDPARFQELDTIFLEAASELLAVLPTKPEPKATQQKRSFSYEQLKEFQKSREQIDNLCHQFYQIIKDCVDNEFLPYTLPDEIGKISHKLQSQRFRVAVIGEFSQGKSTLLNALLGEEIQPVRAIPCSGTVTVLRYGAQKRVICCYKDGRKEDIPFDQYKIKAAISKEAALEHRSEELSNSNLDEIIFEHPDLDLCKSGVEIIDSPGLNEHPERTAITQKLLKDTDAAIFLTNAMRLLPEKEKELLQDVRNQLNGGKEDEPAENLFIVVNFMDSLDDEQDRLDVRQRLESFVRDKNLLAGKNRIHYISAKAALKAILEGKQNEYLKDFQAFTNSIEQFLTVERGSLQIKKFVSKIKDLIDSGLDGLTQAVEVVDGKIKISESQKHEILEKIGAASGRDVKIRLLADQLIEKVLEEAAESWNEWYEGLGDRMIERAERWHSEHNPAWSQDKLIKDYINQFSRDLSREIDNWGNQQLRDVILKHNIKVLDENIELELEEIQSEFRNIDHQVNTHFSDRLKLSINSISDDFMGAGGLMGGLGVGGALAAGLLAFTGLGLVAVIVASVAAAIAGSLGLGLLDFDGLKNQIKAKVLELGFQKFDESMDKVSEKFDEIVNEVFETKIESTTKVIEQAISLYENLLEQQEKNHQETVEQRGTEKALIAEKRQEMLQMQKRIEAILA
- a CDS encoding transglutaminaseTgpA domain-containing protein encodes the protein MTVDKLRNIPILAKFRERLAAMPTPEVEESLWLRVLVQALVVVGIIATDVAAETFATADSLSVWAVPLSIVGATWSWYRRHKRNIPVKFAIAMGMLWALAFFLSNLRDSLNDTRFVLAQLLIQLQVLHSFDLPRRKDLGYSMVIGLILLGVAATLSQTMAFAPLLLAFFAIALPVLVLDYRSRLGLDREKINRERLKDLRTFPIKNGKVLVFYFFVILGIGLAIFAFMPRVPGYQIRTFPVSSPIEFKGNFDGRSIRNPGYANNSNGQDDRGTGRGKNKEKGAGELDDTFYYGFNDTINQNLRGFLKPKVVMRVRSQAEGFWRVLAFDRYTGQGWEISRNNQAMMLERPSWSYKFYIPTPAMANRTQEVIQSYTIVSELPNLIPAMPSAREVYFPAEKIAIDPEGTIRGPALVEGLTYTVISGVPYRDRNLLNKASTNYPKNIRKYYLEVPPAIKDKVRKLTEEILANQQQVAKNKKPITTAYEKALYLAQYLKQNPNYKLEKLPPFLKENEDLVEAFLFGYKNSPAGEKIRGGYADHFTTVYTIMLRSIGIPARVVGGFAPGEFNPFTGLYVVKNTDAYLMTEVYFPKYGWFAFDPIPGHPLIPPSLEESQTFTAIEKFWKWVAGWLPSPVNNFLTTVFGGIIAGIFGAIAWFFALFTQGWVGLFTGLLIAIVLGFLGWLAWNGWQYWRYQKWLKKLHPMESIYQQMLRWLAEKGLQKHPAWTPFEYASASRQHYGDERAEAIEEISQAYVSWRYGGESPNLGYLRRKLEVLRKSELRKMGRQRSV